In Vibrio celticus, one genomic interval encodes:
- a CDS encoding ABC transporter permease: MGYFLRRLSFYFVALLVAATLNFIIPRAMPGDPVTMMFANASVQVTPERIAAMKELLGFVDGGLLVQYVAYMKNILSWELGTSIQFYPLSVNTLLGGAFGWSLFLAGTAVILSFSIGSILGIFAAWKRGSKYDAFVTPGMLILQAVPQVVIAMIALFTFAIGLKWFPTGYAYTAGTMPDWTSWAFIKDVAYHAFLPLFCASVVQIGGFLVNMRNNMINLLAEDYITMAKGKGLSENRVVFNYAARNAMLPSVTALSMSLGMAIGGQLIIEIIFNYPGLGSVLFNAINARDYQVLQGQLLIMTLFMLFFNLVADMLYVVLDPRLRKGGK, from the coding sequence ATGGGTTATTTTTTAAGACGTTTGTCATTTTATTTTGTCGCGCTATTAGTTGCTGCGACGTTAAACTTTATTATTCCAAGAGCAATGCCTGGTGACCCCGTTACCATGATGTTTGCGAACGCTTCTGTACAAGTTACTCCAGAGCGTATTGCTGCAATGAAAGAACTATTAGGCTTTGTTGATGGTGGCCTACTGGTTCAATACGTAGCGTACATGAAGAACATTCTTAGCTGGGAACTTGGTACATCAATTCAATTCTACCCACTTTCTGTAAACACACTGTTGGGTGGAGCATTCGGTTGGTCGCTTTTCTTAGCCGGCACCGCAGTTATTCTTTCTTTCTCGATTGGTTCGATCCTAGGTATTTTCGCAGCGTGGAAACGCGGCAGTAAATACGATGCCTTCGTAACGCCAGGGATGCTGATTCTACAAGCTGTTCCTCAAGTTGTTATCGCGATGATTGCACTATTTACCTTTGCAATTGGCTTGAAGTGGTTCCCAACCGGTTATGCCTACACCGCAGGTACCATGCCTGATTGGACAAGCTGGGCATTCATCAAAGATGTCGCTTACCACGCCTTCTTACCATTGTTCTGTGCTTCTGTTGTTCAAATTGGTGGCTTCCTAGTAAACATGCGTAACAACATGATCAACCTATTAGCCGAAGACTACATCACCATGGCGAAAGGCAAAGGCCTGAGCGAAAACCGAGTAGTATTCAACTACGCAGCTCGTAACGCGATGCTACCAAGTGTGACAGCCCTTTCAATGTCGCTAGGTATGGCAATCGGTGGTCAGTTAATTATCGAAATCATCTTTAACTATCCAGGTCTTGGCAGCGTACTTTTCAACGCAATTAACGCTCGTGACTACCAAGTACTGCAAGGTCAGCTGCTTATCATGACGCTATTCATGCTGTTCTTTAACCTAGTTGCAGACATGCTTTACGTTGTTCTTGACCCTCGTCTTCGTAAGGGTGGTAAATAA